The Streptomyces halobius genomic interval GGCTCCACGGACATCCCGCCCGGCGAGGTGTGGTCGGTGGTGCTCCGCCGACTGGGCGGCGCGGCGCCCCGGCCGGGCACCGACGACCTCATCGTATGGCAACTCCGTGTCCCCAGAGCCCTGTTGGCGGCACTCGTCGGCGCGGGCCTCGGCGTGGTGGGCACCGCGACCCAGGCCCTGGTACGCAACCCCCTCGCCGACCCGTATCTGCTGGGCATCTCCAACGGCGCCTCGCTCGGTGCGGTCGCCGCGATCGTGCTGGGGGTGAGCGGCGGCGGGGTACTCGGCCTGGGGCTGTCCGCGGCCGCCTTCGCGGGGGCGCTCGCCGCCTTCACACTGGTGTGGTTCATGGCACGGCGGGGTGGGGGATTCTCGCCGCTGCGGCTGGTGCTGGCCGGGGTGGGGATCGGCCAGTTCCTTTCCGGGTTCACCAGCTATCTGGTGCTGCAGGCCGGGGACGAACAACAGACCCGCAGCGTGCTGTTCTGGCTGATGGGCAGCCTGAGCGGGGCGACCTGGGACGTGCTGTGGCTGCCGGCGATCGCGGTCGCGGCCGGTCTGCTCGCGCTCCAGGCCCGCGCCCGCGCCCTGAACGCGCTGCTCATGGGCGACGAAACGGCCGCCGGGGTGGGTGTGGACGTCACCCGGCTGCGCCGCGAACTGTTCGTGACGACCAGCCTGCTGACCGGCGTCCTGGTCGCCGTTTCCGGGGCGATCGCCTTCGTCGGCCTGATGGTGCCGCATCTGTGCCGCCTGATCGTCGGCGGCGATCATCGCCGGCTGCTGCCGCTGTCCGCCCTCACCGGCGCCCTGCTGCTGGTCGTGGTGGACGTGGTGTGCCGCACGGCCATGGCCACCCAGGAACTCCCGGTGGGCGTGGTCACGGCGATGATCGGCGCCCCGGCCCTGCTGTTCGTCCTGGACCGGCGGCTGGCGGCGGGCGGATGACCGGCGGAGACGGCGAGCTGACGGCCGAGAACGAGGAACCGATGGCCGGGGAAGAGGCGCGCTGATGGCCGGGGATGAGGCGCTGAAGGCGGGGGACGAGTCGCTGATGACAGGGAACGCGGGGCGGAAGACGGGGGACGAGGAACGCAGGGCCGCCGGCGCCGCGCGTATCGACATCGAGAACCTGCAAGTCGCCTACGCGGGCCGGAACGTCGTCGCGGGTGTGCATCTGGTGGCGGCGGAGGGCGAGATCGCGGGACTGGTCGGTCCCAACGGCAGCGGCAAGTCCAGCGTGCTGCGGACCGTCTACCGGTATCTGCGGCCCGCAGCCGGCCGGGTACTGCTGGCCGGGGCCGATATCCGCGCACTGGCACCCGGTCGGGCGGCCCGCCAGGTCGCCGCGTTGCCGCAGGAGCGCGGCAGCGACTTCGAGCTGACCGTGCGCGAGGTGGTGACGATGGGCCGTACGCCCTACAAGCGGGCCTTCGCCCGGGAGGACCGCCACGACCGGGACCTCGTGGCCCGCTCACTGGCCGCCGTCGGCATGGCGGGACAGGAGGCGCGCCGGTTCTCCGCGCTCTCCGGCGGCGAACGCCAACGCGCCCTGCTGGCACGGGCATTCGCGCAGGACCCGGACGTATTGGTGCTGGACGAACCCACCAACCACCTCGACGTACGGCACCAGGTGGAGCTGCTCGGCCTGCTGCGCGCCCAGGGCCGTACGACGCTGATCTCCCTGCACGACCTGAACGCGGCGGCGTCCCTGTGCGACCGGCTGCATGTACTGAACGCAGGGCGGGTGGTGGCGTCCGGTACGCCGCGCGAGGTGCTGACGGCGGAGCTGCTCGCCGAGGTGTTCGGCGTACGGGCGGCGGTGACCGAACACCCGCTGACCGGCGATCCGTTGATCGCCTTCGATCACCGGCACTCGCTGTAGCGCGCAGCCGGCCCCACCTCACTCCCTCGCGAGGAAGTGGCTCGGTCGTCCCTGGTGCACCACCAGGCGGCCGAGTCGCTCGGCGTCCGCTCTGCGCATCAACTCCAGCCGTCCATCGGTATGTTGCAGCAGCGAGGAATGCCAGGGGGTCATCCACACATCCGGCGAGTCGAGCAGCCGGATCCCGAACCTGGCCGATCCGCGCGGCTGCGGATGAATGGAGAGCCGGAACGCCTCCGGCCAGTGCTCGGCGATCAGCTCGCCCCAGGCGCGGCTGCGCTGGATCACGCCGTACGCACGGCGCCGGCAGTCGCGTTGCCGTGCCGAACGGGTGCCGGGGAAGGCGGTGGTGTCCTCGAAGAGGAACCGGGTGATGCCCTGGTAGAGCCGCCGGGTGGCTTCGTC includes:
- a CDS encoding L-tyrosine/L-tryptophan isonitrile synthase family protein encodes the protein MYGTGLSHDAKRSLVHERYAPSLDTLRSRTRTDEATRRLYQGITRFLFEDTTAFPGTRSARQRDCRRRAYGVIQRSRAWGELIAEHWPEAFRLSIHPQPRGSARFGIRLLDSPDVWMTPWHSSLLQHTDGRLELMRRADAERLGRLVVHQGRPSHFLARE
- a CDS encoding FecCD family ABC transporter permease, producing MASADSRRTARTGLLSVGLAAALAVASTLAVSLGSTDIPPGEVWSVVLRRLGGAAPRPGTDDLIVWQLRVPRALLAALVGAGLGVVGTATQALVRNPLADPYLLGISNGASLGAVAAIVLGVSGGGVLGLGLSAAAFAGALAAFTLVWFMARRGGGFSPLRLVLAGVGIGQFLSGFTSYLVLQAGDEQQTRSVLFWLMGSLSGATWDVLWLPAIAVAAGLLALQARARALNALLMGDETAAGVGVDVTRLRRELFVTTSLLTGVLVAVSGAIAFVGLMVPHLCRLIVGGDHRRLLPLSALTGALLLVVVDVVCRTAMATQELPVGVVTAMIGAPALLFVLDRRLAAGG
- a CDS encoding ABC transporter ATP-binding protein — its product is MTGNAGRKTGDEERRAAGAARIDIENLQVAYAGRNVVAGVHLVAAEGEIAGLVGPNGSGKSSVLRTVYRYLRPAAGRVLLAGADIRALAPGRAARQVAALPQERGSDFELTVREVVTMGRTPYKRAFAREDRHDRDLVARSLAAVGMAGQEARRFSALSGGERQRALLARAFAQDPDVLVLDEPTNHLDVRHQVELLGLLRAQGRTTLISLHDLNAAASLCDRLHVLNAGRVVASGTPREVLTAELLAEVFGVRAAVTEHPLTGDPLIAFDHRHSL